From the Sphingomonas sabuli genome, the window CTGTTCCTCGGGTTCCAGTATCCGGTCGAAATCCCCGGCGTCAGCTACCTGCAGTTCCTGCGCGAAAGCCTCAATGCGCAGCGCCGAGCGCGCGGCGAAGGGGAGCTGTCCGGCGCCGATTTCATCAAGCTTGCCCGCGCGCAGGCAGCCGCGCTCGACATGGACGCGGAGATGCTCAAGCGGCCGGTTAACGTCGGCTTTTCCGGCGGCGAGAAGAAGCGCGCGGAAATGCTGCAGATGGGCATCATGGACCCCAAGTTCGCGATCCTCGACGAAACCGACAGCGGCCTCGACATCGACGCGCTGCGGATCGTCGGCGAAGGCATCAACCGCATCATGCGCAAGGCCGACAAGGGCGTGCTGCTGATCACGCACTACGAGCGCCTGCTCGAGCACGTCCGCCCCGACCGCGTGCACGTATTGCAGGCCGGCAGGATCACGCGCTCCGGCGATATCGAACTGGCCCGCACGCTTGAGCGTGAAGGCTATGCCGAGGTCGCCGCGTAAATGACCGCGCCTTTCCCCACTCGCGCGCAGGAGGCCTGGCGCTACGCCGACCTCGATGCATTGCAGCCAATCTGGGAGCAGCTGTCCGAACCGGAAGCGATTGCGATTGCTGCGCAGCAGGAGGTGCAGCAAATCTGGTTGCCGAGCGACGAGGCGGTGCAGGTGCGGCGCGCGAAAATCACGCTTGGCGCGGGCGCGACGCTGCGCCTGTTCGCGCTCAATTGCGCAGCGCAATTTGGCCGCATCGAGATCGAGATCGACGCCGCCGAGGGCGCGCGGTTCGAGCTTCACGCCGCCAACATCGGCAGCGGCAAGTCGACCAACGAAATCGTCACCGTGATGCGCCACGCCGAGCCCGACGGAAGCTCGCGCCAGATCATTCGCTCGGTGCTCGGCAATACCGCCACCGGCACCTACATGGGCCGCATCGAAGTCGCGCGCGGCGCGCAGAAAACGGACGCGGTGCAATCGGTAAA encodes:
- the sufC gene encoding Fe-S cluster assembly ATPase SufC; protein product: MLNITNLHATVADKPILKGLTLDVPAGEVHAIMGPNGSGKSTLAYTLAGRPGYDVTDGSATFSPPSFVPSEVEGRVSTSLGTNGGGGLDLLEMEPHERAAAGLFLGFQYPVEIPGVSYLQFLRESLNAQRRARGEGELSGADFIKLARAQAAALDMDAEMLKRPVNVGFSGGEKKRAEMLQMGIMDPKFAILDETDSGLDIDALRIVGEGINRIMRKADKGVLLITHYERLLEHVRPDRVHVLQAGRITRSGDIELARTLEREGYAEVAA
- a CDS encoding SufD family Fe-S cluster assembly protein — protein: MTAPFPTRAQEAWRYADLDALQPIWEQLSEPEAIAIAAQQEVQQIWLPSDEAVQVRRAKITLGAGATLRLFALNCAAQFGRIEIEIDAAEGARFELHAANIGSGKSTNEIVTVMRHAEPDGSSRQIIRSVLGNTATGTYMGRIEVARGAQKTDAVQSVKAVLLNRGATANAKPELEIFADDVQCAHGATVGELDAQQLFYLQSRGLPPAEARALLVEGFVMGLFDEADDAIRDAARAALRKVAA